Within the Vigna angularis cultivar LongXiaoDou No.4 chromosome 10, ASM1680809v1, whole genome shotgun sequence genome, the region attttttttaacaattctCTCTATATCTTCTTGTgacttatttttatgtttttacatttccaaataatatgataaaaaatttacttttttattctcCCTTTGTAGTTACGTTTTCATTCACTATGTTTACttgatttgaaatttaatatttgactCGCAATTAGTATATTATAGTTGACACTTTACTTGtgtttttataacaatttatttcGTTAATTAGAGACTAATATAAACAAGTGTATGATTGTATCAAAAATTAACTATGTCGATGTAATATCATTTTAGTATGTCTCtcatataatcaaaatattatgattttccCACTAAATATTACACCACCTTCTAATTAATACAACATAATGATTTTCTCACTAAGTATTACACCGCCTTCTAATTAATACaacataaattaatatgtaCGAGACATGTTGATGGATATCACTGTATGTATGTAAcattattattcttttgtttcattataaaataagtttcatttattaattttatatttacaaattcaTCTACACGAAGGTTATCATTTATCCAAGCATGGTAATCTTTTCATGTAAGTAGGATGTAAACATTTGTAGAGTTTACAGGTGTTAATTCCATATATGTTGACTTGTTTCAAGGTTAATATTTGTGTATTATGAACACATGCATAAATGAAAATACAAAGTTGTTTAATTGTATATACACAAAGttgttaaaaagttaaaaaaaaactaaatacataataaaagaCGTTGTTGCCCAAATGATGGTGAACGTTTGTCGCATACATTTCGACCTCCTTTATTGTTGGATGCATGTACACAAGCTATCTGTAATGTCTCGTTAGCATAGTCTCATACTATAGTGTCCTCGTTAACATCATGATAATCAATCATTGTCTGAAATGTTCTCATCATGTGTTTGATAGATATTTGCATTCATAGtccaataaattaattaacattttttaatagcATAATCACATAAACATTACCAACACACCATCCTGGCTTTGATCTCCTACAAAATATGTGATATGTCATTGAAGTCGAGGTACAAGATTGGGTCGGTTCTCCTCAGTGACAGAAATAACATAGGGATGATATATACTTCTGAACCACTGGAGATATTCCTTCACACATGCAAATGAAGATGACGTCGATGTGACATTTACATACATGTGCTAAATAAAGCGCAACCAACAATCATTAGTGGTTATTCTGTCATCCTCTTATACAGTGTTTGACGACCACGAGATTGACTGCTCATATCTAAATTGCCTTAACATACATTTAGGTAAATGTCAATGTACAATCACACATACTTTAATCCAACCATAAACCATTTTGATGACCATCTGTGGACGACTAATTTGTTGTGATTCATATGAGGTTCATATCACCTTATCCTATGTTAAGCCATCTAAATGTGTCCTGGTCTCAAGTAGGTTGGAAATTTGTCTCCTCATCACCCAACATGCGACACGAGGTTTATCTTTATCGTAAATAGGTAACAAATGCCTCATTCCCATCACAGGGAAGTGGTCATAACTCTAActctataaaaaattaattaaaggttggtcaatatataataaaataacaaaggaAATGAAAGTGCAAGATATATGTTTGTAAAAGAGTCACGTATCCAACTAACTGTTTTGTTTCAACAAAGTTGACATCTCAAAGCTACTCGTATAAGTGGGTTAGTACAACAACTCTCCAAGCATATATGCTACATGACTTTAAGTCACCGGAGAGCAGAAAATAGGATACACGGATCAAAATGACACTCTTATTCGTAAAAATAGTGCATGCAACAAGTAGGCATGTGTAGTGTACTCCCACTATTGGTTCTCACAATAATTGTTGTGTACCTCTCTTAACCTAACTTGAGGACCACGACATTGTCTTAGCTCAAATGTAACCCTCGTGTAATCAACACCCAATAAGTCAATGATAGCACACTAAGTCACTTCAAAGTACAATACTTCATTTCAACATTATCTAGTGTGACAATTATCTCACCAATCAAAACATGAAATATGTCATATCTCAACTAACGTCAATATGAAACCCTTATATCAAACATAATCGTAATAAATATCACATAAAGACATCAAACCAAAATTCAACACAAAATCTTAAACAACCAAATgacatatttcaaatttatttaatttgttctcATTGGAAATTATGATCTCTCTTGACCATGGACAAAACAATTGGATATAAAGTTCAAATAACTCATTAaccatcaaaattaaaaaaataaatcaagtaTTATACTGACATTGCCATAACACATATGCGACATAATTAGCATAGTTTGTCAACAGTTATATATGATGTGGATATTTAGAAAATTCATCTACCTCATAGTGTTATTAatcaatatcttttttttttctactgcACCTCCATAATCTGTAActatacataaattttaaaattaccaTTTAACTTTTGACTTATAGATTAcgttttaccttttttttttctagttttttgaAACGTCCAGACCATGATTTGCAAAACGTGTTTTCAAGAATAgaagaaatgaatttttaaaatgaatttttaaaatgaacttTCAAAAACATAAGTTTTGTGGGATGAGCTTTCTCAAACATATATGATAAATCATAAAATGAACCtttttttagaataaacttTCCGAAACATATGAGATGAGTTCCAAAATTGGTTTTctataacaattttttgaacGAGTTTTTCAGAATGTATATAATACTCTTAAGaacaatattttcttcttcctcctctcaAACAATGAGACGACAATGAAAATTGAAGGTGCAATTGGAGGTAACGACAAAAAATAGAGGTGACATGATGCAACAAAGACAATATTTTTATCGGTTTGCTATTAGTATGAATGCTAGGtgcaaaaagaaacaaaacatattGAACATAAGTAAGAATATAGACAAGCCTATTAGAATTTTCTTTGCGCACATCCCTGATTGTTTCTTCCATtcccatttttttaaaatttaaatttgtattatatttctcacattacaaaaaataaaagccTAATTTTATGGGCTtcaatattttatcttattatttttagtttaaattttttgtgttgtacttttaaaagtatttttacatatattttaattttttcatgaattaaatatttttgtagtcttttaaatttagatgtaaaattaaatttttttatatattaaattttgataataaatttaataaataaataaatatattcctcttaaaataataatattagttttCTTTACGTGTtaaatacaattcaaataatataaattgttcAAATACAAgttgtttaatatataaaaagaattaaatataattaaacaagagaacgatatttatttatttttaaaatttaaaattaaactgcatcaaaatgtaaatttttgtttcgcataaaagactaaaaatatatttaatttttttaattaattaaattaagaatacTCGTAATACAGGAAAAACAGTTGTTAGTTTACGATCATTAGAAGGAGTATGTTACTTGTCTTCCCCCGTTACAGGGAAACGAGTTGCTACGACGCCGTTCTGTGTTTTCTCCCTCCGCGGTCAAGCCAAGCGTAGCGGTGTTGTTTTTTCGGTTCAGAATCGGAAATCAGAAATCAGAAATTGGAAGCGGAAGAAGAATAGTATCGCTCACGCAAAAGGGAAGGGAAGATGAGTAGGAACGATTCCAAGTACTTCTCCACCACCAAGAAGGGTGAAATCCCTGAGCTCAAGGAAGAGCTCAATTCTCAGTACAAGGTTCCTTCCTTTTCATCGTTCCCCTTTCCGTTTCTACTTCTATTTCCTTGTCGTTTTTGGATCTTATTTCAATCTTCGCCGCGCAATTTCACGCGTCTCTATTATGACTTGacaatttatacaaatattGATACTCTCTTGATTTCTCTTTTGGACATTCACTCGCTGATCTATGGTAACGAAGCATCAATTCGTTGGAAGTTGAAGTTTAGGACTCCAGTATACATATAGGGATCTTTAAAGTAGAGAAGAAATCTGAAAAAAATTagactatttttcatttttttgggGGGAATTTGCTTGTTAGCACATGTGATGATATCAACAATAACCAAGCCTTATTTTTCTAGGTGGGATTTTGCTGTTGGCTATATGGGTTAAAGGATGTCGCAAAGTTCTTTCATGAATCTTGTTTATCGAAAACTTGTTGACCATTTAATCCTTTACCGTGGCTTTGCTTTTGCCTATACTTTTCTCGGCCTTCCTCCATCTCTTGCCATAGGACCAttctttatttgattttctcttcttctcgcATGCCCAACCACCTAAGGCCAAGTTGTACCAATTGTATGTGATTGGTGCTACCTCAACCTTTTCTCTACAGCATTAATTCCTAAATCCTATCTTGTTTAGTGTGTTTGGAACAGTCTTTACAACACACTAATATCCTCATTTTCATGTTGAATCAGATGTCGGAGTTACACCGAATGGCTTGTTGACTCCAAAAGTTTTTTCCCTGATAAGTTAGTACTACTAGACACGCACTTAATAAGTGCACTTGTTTAATGCATCATTGTTATATTTGCTGCATtctcttttcatattttacttttCCCTTTTGTTTATGCAGCTCAATATTTGACCTCCTATGGGGCATTTTAGATATATTGTTACACGCGTGTCTCttctgtaattttttattttcttcaatttacgCACTGATCGTGTATGGTGATCAGTTATCAGCATTTTAAATTCTCACGCATGTTTTCTTGGACTCTTTGTCTTACCTCTTTGCTAAGACCTCTTGTATTGATGTGCCAGATATAATAAACGTGAAGAAGTATGTGGAATGTGAAACTTGTTTTTCTTCCATGTTTTGCAGGACAAAAGAAAAGATGCTGTCAAAAAAGTTATTGCAGCAATGACTGTTGGGAAGGATGTCTCGTCATTGTTCACAGACGTAGTGAATTGCATGCAAACAGAAAATTTGGAGCTCAAAAAGTTAGTGTACTTATATCTGATAAATTATGCAAAGAGCCAGCCTGACCTAGCAATACTTGCTGTGAATACATTTGTTAAGGTAACAAACTGGAATAACTGCTATTTCCTCTTGCTCTGTTGTTTATTACTTATTTTGTTATCCTTCACCATTGTTTATTTCTTGGCATTTTGGGGTTTCTTGACTATATGTTCCTGCTCTCCCCACCATCTTGTTATaccaattttttattatcccaCTTTTTGAAATTCTTCCCAAATCCATATACAATGGTGTTGGTTTACCCAGGAGATGTGTATCTGAACGGATACCTTACtattatattgtaatatttgtaCTCTTGAATCTGATTCATTTTTCTCTCCTGTCATTTATAAATACTGACAGGATTCACAAGATCCAAATCCTTTGATCCGCGCCTTAGCTGTACGTACAATGGGCTGCATTCGTGTTGATAAAATTACTGAATATCTGTGCGATCCCCTTCAAAGATGCCTGAAGGTAGGTACACAGCACAGTTCCAACttacacacactcacacacacacatatataatattgttaaattttaaaattcctcTTGTTCATAACAATGCCaaagtttgtttttcttttcttttttggtcCTTtttgtaattcatattttttatgatatattttgaCAGGATGACGATCCATATGTTCGTAAGACAGCAGCTATTTGTGTTGCCAAACTTTATGATATAAATGCAGAGTTAGTTGAGGACAGGGGTTTTTTGGAGTCTCTGAAGGATTTGATATCTGATAATAATCCAATGGTTGTTGCTAACGCTGTTGCAGCACTTGCTGAAATTCAGGAAAACAATAGTAGACCTATTTTTGAGATCTCGAGTCACACTCTGTCAAAGCTCCTCACAGCTTTAAATGAATGTACAGAGTAAGTTTCTTGTATATTTGCTAACACAAATAAAACTGGAAACAATACTGAATCCCGTTTTAGAAAACTCCCTTCCTTTATGATTGTTCATGTGgtacttattttatttgtcaTCTTGATCTTTTGTTGTTGATCTATGATCACATATTGGTTAACTTGACGTTACATTTTCTTAACGTGCCAGATGGGGTCAAGTTTTCATATTAGATGCTCTTTCTAGATACAAGGCAGCTGATGCTCGTGAAGCTGAGAATATAGTGGAAAGAGTTACTCCTCGCTTACAGCATGCCAATTGTGCAGTTGTTCTGTCTGCTGTTAAGGTGATTTTTCCTTATATACCTTTTCACTTTACCTCATGACTTTGTTGATAATGTTGTCTTGGTTTACTAACTACTAATATTGACCATTAGATGATCCTTCTGCAAATGGAGCTTATCACCAGTACTGATGTGGTTCGGAATCTGTGCAAAAAAATGGCCCCTCCTCTTGTGACATTACTCTCTGCAGAACCTGAGATACAATATGTAGCACTGCGAAATATCAATCTTATAGTACAAAGAAGACCGACAATTCTTGCTCATGAAATTAAGGTAGTTTGATTTGAATATTGTATTGTGAACTTGTTGGTGCTACAAAACCCTTGGGCGTTATTGAAGAACTTTTCTATTACTTTTGGGAAGATGGGATGCTTATGGAGTGTATATTCTATGTGCAGGTTTTTTTCTGCAAGTACAATGATCCCATCTATGTAAAAATGGAAAAGTTAGAAATTATGATCAAACTTGCTTCAGACCGAAATATAGACCAGGTATTGCTTGTGTGTATTGTCAGTTCCTATTTTCCTCTCCATCCCATATTTATTTCATGGTTGGAGTTAATCTCTGTTGTAGTGagcattttatgtttttgtaacCCTTTCATATGGATGAAACTCACACTATGAGCCATCGAACAATTTTTTGCTTTATATTTTAGATGATATGTTATGTTGGTAGTTTATTCATGTGAACAGAATATCCTCTTTTATTGAAAAAGCAATTTGTCCTGTGATCTTTCATATTTATGAGATTCACATATGTGCATCTGGTGCATTGCTGCATTACCATTTAGTTGAGCCAATCTAGCTGAATATGCAAAGTTCTgtttgttagtttttttattttttatttcacacTGTTTGCAGGTTTTGTTAGAATTTAAGGAGTATGCTACTGAAGTTGATGTGGATTTTGTAAGAAAGGCTGTTCGAGCAATTGGTCGCTGTGCTATCAAATTGGAGAGAGCTGCTGAAAGATGCATTAGTGTTTTGCTTGAGTTGATCaagataaaagtaaattacGTGGTTCAAGAGGCAATCATTGTTATCAAAGATATATTTAGAAGATATCCCAACACGTAATgttatgatatatttattatctgCATTTAGTTTTTGAGTAGGAGATAACACATTCAGGGATTACATCTCTCTCTAAAACATCCATCGAATATTTGTACTGCTTTGTAGATATGAGTCCATAATTGCAACACTTTGCGAGAGCTTAGACACCTTGGATGAGCCAGAAGCAAAGGTACATTTCTTCGAGGTCCTTTGTAACTGTCATTATGCACTACCATGTGTGCTTATCCATTCAAACCTTTTCCTGAGCCGATAGGCATCAATGATCTGGATAATTGGTGAATATGCGGAAAGAATTGACAACGCAGATGAACTTCTTGAAAGTTTCTTGGAAAGTTTCCCGGAAGAACCTGCACAGGTCCAACTACAGTTGCTGACTGCTACTGTCAAACTTTTCTTGAAGAAGCCTACTGAGGGCCCCCAACAGATGATTCAGGTCGTACCTTAAGATGTTTGTTTTATTCATATAGATATGATTAACACGCCACTATACATAATGGTTTGATATTTCATGTTGGACTATTCTTGGGCTAAGTATGCAAATATATTCTTCTTCTCCTTGTATTGAGGGACATACATAAGCAATGtctaattttaatatcaattgtcagatataatgaataatttttgtGTATTCCTTGCCTTTAGCAACGTTTTATTTTTCTACTACAATGTTCACAGCACGTATCTgttatagtattattttataaatgttgaCTGATGGATAACTTCTATTTAATttctacattatttttaattccttgTTCAGATCCCACATTAGCTTATATGACTTGTGCTTGCTTTTTTAGTTGGCTTTTGGGTTTGAGATATGGCCAATTAATTCTCAGTTCTAATAATACATTAACAGGCCAACTACCGCTTATAATGGACTTGGAGCAACCCTTCCCCTTGCATTTGGGGTTTAAGTCCAGTctattctcaattaaaaaaaatccttgaAAAGAGAATTCCTTGTGTTATTAAAGAATGCAGATTTGAgattatttttggaaattttcaaaatttattgctTTTAGAAGATAGATCTGTCAATCTATCTTTAGCTGTCTTGTTAAGACTGAAAAATCCTCCCTCTTGTATTGTTTCATCTTTCCCAGCGCTACAGTTTTTAATCAAGTATGATCTTCAGACTT harbors:
- the LOC108320889 gene encoding beta-adaptin-like protein B — protein: MSRNDSKYFSTTKKGEIPELKEELNSQYKDKRKDAVKKVIAAMTVGKDVSSLFTDVVNCMQTENLELKKLVYLYLINYAKSQPDLAILAVNTFVKDSQDPNPLIRALAVRTMGCIRVDKITEYLCDPLQRCLKDDDPYVRKTAAICVAKLYDINAELVEDRGFLESLKDLISDNNPMVVANAVAALAEIQENNSRPIFEISSHTLSKLLTALNECTEWGQVFILDALSRYKAADAREAENIVERVTPRLQHANCAVVLSAVKMILLQMELITSTDVVRNLCKKMAPPLVTLLSAEPEIQYVALRNINLIVQRRPTILAHEIKVFFCKYNDPIYVKMEKLEIMIKLASDRNIDQVLLEFKEYATEVDVDFVRKAVRAIGRCAIKLERAAERCISVLLELIKIKVNYVVQEAIIVIKDIFRRYPNTYESIIATLCESLDTLDEPEAKASMIWIIGEYAERIDNADELLESFLESFPEEPAQVQLQLLTATVKLFLKKPTEGPQQMIQVVLNNATVETDNPDLRDRAYIYWRLLSTDPEAAKDVVLAEKPVITDDSNQLEPSLLDELLANIATLSSVYHKPPDVFVTRVLSSAQRTEDEDYVEGSETGFSDANPANGPASPPTGRQLAPASATGAPATPPSVAPLPDLLGDLMGMDNSIVPVDQPATPSGPPLHILLPASTGQGLQISAQLTRQDGQIFYSLLFENNSQVTLDGFMIQFNKNTFGLAAAGPLQVPQLQPGTSARTHLPMVTFQNMLQGPPSSLLQVAVKNNQQPVWYFNDKFSLHVFFTEDGRMERSSFLETWRSLPDSNEVSKDFPAIVIGSADATLERLAASNMFFIAKRKNANQDVFYFSAKLPRGVPFLIELTTVIGNPGVKCAIKSPSPEMSALFFEAIETLLMG